The following DNA comes from Solanum stenotomum isolate F172 chromosome 11, ASM1918654v1, whole genome shotgun sequence.
TTTAATAAAGTTTTGGGTATTCAGTGTTGGCCTAAAATGTAATATTGCACCTCATTATCTCAAAATCATAGATACGCCTCTAAATTTACTCAAACACATGTATTATTTCTCGAAAACACtagatatatttttctttcattttaagcaagaaagaattttaaaacttctctttattttctacTGGACTAGTGCGAgtattactcttatttagaagtgagagTTGGAAAGGACCAACATTGCATTAATACTCTTGTACAACATGcatacaattttgtacattaacTATTCACTGCATTAATTAGTTGTACAATGTGCAAAAACAATTGTACATTAATAGAAGGACTAACACCAAGGACtaacattgcaattattattattactcattagtccttattagaattattattattactcattagtccttattagaattattattattactcatttggcttcatctacttctactttttctacacatatttttctttaataaaataattattgcctccaTTTTTTTNTTATATATCCAGTTATCAtactgaaattaaaattttcaatactTTAGTGttgatatttttgtatttgatgTGCATTTTAATAAAGTTTTGGGTATTCAGTGTTGGCCTAAAATGTAATATTGCACCTCATCATCTCGAAATCATAAATACGTCTCTAAATTTACTCAAACACATGTGTTATTTCTCGAAAACActagatatattttttattcattttaagcgagaaagagttttaaaacttctctttattttctacTTGACTAGTGTGAGTATAGACTATAGTCAATAGGAATTTTGAATTGACATTTTCTCCGGTAACTCTTTTAGTTAAGGaatcactttttcttttgtcctcttttttttttattctgatAACTTTTGTCTCATCAAATATTCTCAAACACGTGGGAATTTGAATGGTATTTAGtaggataaaaataataattttgaaataaaattaatattaacttttattttatatttattccactatttttctataaataatagAGTTACTATTTCATATACAATAATTACATTAgcaaaatttattaataaaatatctttatttatcCAATCGTACGTGAAAAACGTTGCTTAATTACGTAGATATAACTTAGGGACAACTTTAGTTTTGCTGATGTAAAATGGTATCTGACACATTGTAATCAATTTGACGTAcctttattgttattgttattgtgaTTTTCCGATGCAAATTTAATTTGACACAAActactaaataaaaattaattaaattacttttaaaaaatatatataataactaataaagGACGGAGAGAGAaataatcaaatgaaaaaaaagcttatatttatacaaaataaGATCACATATGTTTTAAGAGTCTCTCCCAATTTCATATAAAATGttgtataaattatatatataaactatataattataaatctttaatagcaaaaaaaaatcatttctcgTAGATAATATTTGCTCTTCCTTTTACGAGAGGATTTATCGaaaataatttctaatttattatttttctcgaTCTCACTTGCGGAATTAATGTGTAATTAAATATTGTACCTGAACTTGATGACTTGAATTGGAACTATAACTGCACTGAGATTTTCAGTTTCAGTTGAATTATGCCTTATTTGATTTTCAGCTGACGATactgacttttttttttctcatcagTCCTTGAATTAGTTGCTATTTCCATAACAGGCCGTTTCCGGTGAACCTCCGTCATGATCATCTCCGTCGTCGGAATAatccttgttgttgttgttgttgttgttccgTTTGAGCTCCTGCCAAATCCAGATCTCCTTTTCGAATTCGGCCGTTTCCGATAATCCTCCGTCATGATTATCGCCGTCGCCGGTTACATCGGAACAATCCTTATCGACGTGGATATAGTAATCACCGGGAGAAtcattgatgttgttgttgttcttctaATTCCTTTTGAGATGAACTCCTTCCAAATCCAGCGCCATCGTAAAATCGGTGCCACATCTCCGTTTCAAATTCGGCCGTTTCCGATGATCCTCTGTTTACGTTACCGCCGCCATCGAAATAATCCTTATCATCATCGGTGTAGTAAACACCAGGAGAATTATTGATGTTGTTTTTCTTCCTCAAAACCTTCTTCCGCTTCTTATTCCTCCATGCTTTCCGGCAAAGTCCCGTCGGAACTTTGTACAGAGCAAGTAGGAGAAAGTGCAGCACTGTGCAcggacaacaacaacataccatcGCACACTCCGCCGCCGTCCCTCCGGCCACTTCTCCTATCCTCTTATGCTGATTTCCGCCTCCGCTTCGTTTCTCATCCTCCTTCGTCGTCATCGCCGTCGCCGTCCTCGATAGTTCCTTACTCTCATTCACCGCCGATGACTCCACCACGATATTCTGCCC
Coding sequences within:
- the LOC125844659 gene encoding uncharacterized protein LOC125844659, producing the protein MTGQNIVVESSAVNESKELSRTATAMTTKEDEKRSGGGNQHKRIGEVAGGTAAECAMVCCCCPCTVLHFLLLALYKVPTGLCRKAWRNKKRKKVLRKKNNINNSPGVYYTDDDKDYFDGGGNVNRGSSETAEFETEMWHRFYDGAGFGRSSSQKELEEQQQHQ